In Symphalangus syndactylus isolate Jambi chromosome 6, NHGRI_mSymSyn1-v2.1_pri, whole genome shotgun sequence, a genomic segment contains:
- the CCDC89 gene encoding coiled-coil domain-containing protein 89 produces the protein MRAPMLQKEQAPRMDTPPPEERLEKQNEKSNNQEEEMEFKELDGLREALANLRGLSEEERSQKAMLCSRIEEQSQLICILKRRSDEALERCQILELLNAELEEKMMQEAEKLKAQGEYSRKLEERFMTLAANHELMIRFKDEYKSENIKLREENEKLRLENSSLFSQALKDVEAEVLQLTVRCEALTGELETLKKRCAQDACQAQAREKELLELQSQQACTHTKETEQLRRQLQTLKQQHQQAMEQMAKAEETHSSLSQELQARLQTVTREKEELLQLSMERGKVLQNKQAEICQLEEKLDIANEARKHALERFEQEAVAVDSNLRVRELQRKVDGIQKAYDELRLQSEAFKKHSLDLLSKERELNGKLRHLSP, from the coding sequence ATGAGAGCACCTATGCTCCAGAAAGAGCAGGCTCCCAGGATGGACACCCCGCCCCCTGAAGAACGCTTagagaagcaaaatgaaaaatcGAACAACCAGGAAGAGGAGATGGAGTTTAAGGAACTGGACGGCCTGAGGGAAGCCTTGGCAAACCTCCGGGGACTGTcagaggaggagaggagccaGAAGGCTATGCTTTGCTCCCGCATTGAAGAGCAGTCCCAGCTCATCTGCATCCTGAAGCGGAGGTCAGATGAGGCCCTGGAGCGCTGCCAGATCCTAGAGCTGCTCAATGCGGAGCTGGAGGAGAAGATgatgcaggaggctgagaagcTCAAGGCCCAGGGTGAGTACAGTCGGAAGCTAGAGGAACGCTTTATGACCCTAGCAGCCAACCACGAGTTGATGATCCGCTTCAAGGATGAATACAAGAGTGAGAACAtcaagctgagggaggagaatgagaagctgaggctggagaatagcaGCCTCTTCAGCCAGGCTCTGAAAGATGTGGAGGCAGAAGTATTACAGCTCACAGTCCGGTGTGAGGCCCTCACTGGGGAGCTAGAAACGCTGAAGAAGAGGTGTGCTCAGGATGCCTGCCAGGCACAGGCGCGCGAGAAGGAGCTGCTGGAGCTACAGAGCCAGCAGGCCTGCACCCACACCAAGGAAACAGAACAGCTGCGCAGGCAGCTGCAGACCCTCAAGCAGCAGCATCAGCAGGCTATGGAGCAGATGGCTAAGGCAGAGGAGACACACAGCAGCCTGAGCCAGGAGCTGCAGGCCAGGCTGCAGACCGTCACTAGAGAGAAAGAGGAGTTGCTGCAGCTGTCCATGGAAAGGGGCAAAGTGCTTCAGAACAAACAGGCAGAGATCTGCCAGCTTGAGGAAAAGTTGGACATAGCAAATGAGGCCAGGAAGCATGCGCTGGAGCGGTTTGAGCAAGAGGCAGTGGCTGTGGACAGCAACTTGAGAGTCAGGGAGCTTCAGCGCAAAGTAGATGGGATCCAGAAGGCCTACGATGAACTCAGGCTGCAGTCTGAAGCCTTCAAAAAGCATAGCCTGGATCTTTTAAGCAAGGAGAGAGAACTCAATGGCAAACTCCGCCATCTCTCTCCATAA